One window of Paenibacillus sp. FSL K6-3182 genomic DNA carries:
- a CDS encoding HepT-like ribonuclease domain-containing protein — MYYVNREQIAVRLNSITEIASALDSLAANWQGTVLEGLAQERALHLAIETVTDVGSFLIDGFILRDASSYEDIIDITGEAGAFPLEMQATLTDLVKLRKPLVQDYYVWPRTELHPLTKTLTTLLPAFKQSIDDYLEREL; from the coding sequence GTGAACAAATAGCGGTAAGGTTGAATTCGATTACTGAAATTGCTTCGGCGCTGGACTCGCTTGCCGCTAATTGGCAGGGAACGGTGCTGGAGGGGCTGGCGCAGGAAAGAGCGCTGCATCTGGCTATTGAAACCGTAACAGATGTTGGCAGCTTCTTGATCGACGGGTTTATTTTGCGGGATGCGAGTAGCTATGAGGACATCATCGATATTACTGGCGAGGCAGGCGCGTTTCCGCTTGAAATGCAGGCGACGCTGACGGACCTTGTAAAGCTTCGCAAGCCGTTAGTGCAGGACTATTATGTTTGGCCGAGAACTGAGCTTCATCCGCTTACGAAGACGCTTACTACTCTGCTGCCTGCCTTTAAGCAATCGATTGATGATTATTTAGAACGCGAGCTGTAG